From Vitis vinifera cultivar Pinot Noir 40024 chromosome 14, ASM3070453v1, a single genomic window includes:
- the LOC104881454 gene encoding probable disease resistance protein At4g14610, protein MNAFRNAEMYMTGVWGMGGVGKTTLMKQVAEQAKQKKLFTTEVYIDVSWTRDSDKLEQGIAKIQQQIADMLGLEFKRKDESTRALELKTRLKEVKTLIILDDIWEEVGLKEVGIPCKDDKTE, encoded by the coding sequence ATGAATGCATTCAGAAATGCTGAGATGTATATGACTGGAGTATGGGGGATGGGCGGCGTGGGCAAAACCACACTGATGAAACAAGTGGCAGAACAAGCTAAGCAAAAGAAGTTGTTCACAACAGAAGTCTACATAGATGTATCCTGGACTCGAGACTCCGACAAACTTGAACAAGGAATTGCTAAAATTCAACAACAAATTGCAGACATGTTAGGCTTGGAATTTAAGAGGAAGGATGAATCCACAAGAGCACTTGAGCTAAAGACGAGACTGAAGGAAGTGAAGACCCTTATTATCTTAGACGACATTTGGGAGGAAGTTGGTTTGAAGGAAGTCGGAATTCCTTGTAAAGATGATAAGACGGAATGA